One genomic segment of Prochlorococcus marinus str. MIT 0919 includes these proteins:
- the sodX gene encoding nickel-type superoxide dismutase maturation protease — protein sequence MKLLKSLFFVIIGLRRYCRVVGDSMQPTINPGDFLIYKPLKNQTHRLEEGKLVVIKHPIQNKQLLVKRIFKLALPLIEVRGDNKDRSIDSRQFGLIRKEQIMGIVEEIIPRKV from the coding sequence ATTAAGCTACTCAAATCTCTTTTCTTTGTAATTATTGGACTTCGACGATACTGTCGTGTTGTCGGAGACTCTATGCAGCCAACTATTAATCCTGGTGATTTTTTAATTTATAAGCCTTTAAAAAATCAAACTCACCGCCTTGAGGAGGGGAAATTAGTTGTTATCAAGCATCCAATCCAAAATAAACAATTATTGGTAAAGAGAATTTTTAAATTAGCCTTACCCTTAATTGAAGTCAGAGGCGATAATAAAGATAGAAGTATTGATAGTCGTCAATTCGGATTGATCAGGAAAGAACAAATAATGGGAATTGTTGAAGAGATAATCCCAAGAAAAGTATAG
- a CDS encoding bifunctional ADP-dependent NAD(P)H-hydrate dehydratase/NAD(P)H-hydrate epimerase gives MDWPKPDSDHLIVTSAEMECLEKLLISQGMPVESLMEKVGLGMRNWILKRSDILKNGVVFLVGPGHNGGDGLVLARELFLLGFQVSLWCPFLLKKPLTIKHFEYCKWLGIQILERPPEASCDSLWIEALFGIGQDRSLPDEISTLLKARDESQPGRLISLDVPAGICSDTGKSLAKSAAKASFTLTVGLVKQGLIQDLALPYVGKLVRVDFGIPQIVLDQKHSKNHLRVMSDDLKHISWPHPSKELDKYHRGRVLVLAGSDQYKGAASLALKGALASGVGSTSAFLDNSIANDLWQVLPEVVVSCAFRNLDDCFTNLKKTFASSNLNRFDSVLIGPGFLPAKNSWTEFGQILEDFSGLLVVDADALNGISLSEEGWKWIRRREGPTWITPHPQEFSRLFPDLKNLVPLEAASKAAIRTSAGVLLKGAHSVIASPSGSVWQLGQTSSLVARTGLGDVLAGFLAGIGAVGVALKPKCLNCDLLAAAAFLHAEVASNYTEGSNASSICTSLEKITRRIQERKCIQRYI, from the coding sequence TTGGATTGGCCTAAACCAGATTCAGATCATTTAATTGTGACATCTGCTGAGATGGAATGTCTCGAAAAACTACTCATCTCTCAAGGTATGCCCGTTGAATCATTAATGGAAAAGGTGGGGTTGGGAATGAGAAATTGGATATTAAAAAGGTCAGATATTCTGAAAAACGGAGTTGTTTTTTTAGTTGGGCCAGGACATAACGGAGGCGATGGTCTTGTTTTAGCAAGAGAATTGTTTTTACTTGGATTCCAAGTCTCTTTATGGTGTCCTTTCTTATTGAAAAAACCCCTAACAATTAAGCATTTTGAATATTGCAAATGGCTAGGGATACAAATACTAGAGAGACCTCCAGAGGCCTCTTGCGATTCTCTTTGGATTGAGGCTTTATTTGGAATTGGACAAGATCGCTCTTTGCCTGATGAGATATCTACTCTCTTAAAGGCTAGAGATGAAAGTCAGCCAGGACGATTGATTTCTTTGGATGTGCCGGCAGGTATTTGCTCTGACACTGGTAAGAGTTTGGCTAAATCAGCAGCAAAAGCTTCTTTTACTTTAACGGTAGGGCTTGTAAAGCAGGGGCTTATTCAAGATCTCGCGCTCCCTTATGTTGGGAAATTAGTCAGGGTTGATTTTGGTATACCTCAAATAGTTTTAGATCAGAAGCATTCAAAAAATCATTTAAGGGTTATGTCTGATGACTTGAAGCATATTTCCTGGCCTCATCCTTCTAAAGAATTAGACAAGTATCATCGTGGACGCGTTTTAGTTCTAGCTGGTAGTGATCAATATAAAGGAGCAGCATCTCTTGCTTTGAAAGGAGCATTGGCAAGTGGAGTAGGAAGTACCAGTGCTTTTTTAGACAATTCTATTGCTAATGATTTATGGCAAGTTTTACCAGAGGTCGTAGTTTCCTGTGCTTTTAGGAATTTAGATGATTGCTTTACAAATCTAAAAAAAACTTTTGCAAGTAGCAATTTAAATCGGTTTGATTCTGTTTTAATTGGACCTGGTTTTTTGCCAGCTAAAAATAGTTGGACTGAATTTGGCCAAATATTAGAAGATTTTTCAGGCCTATTAGTTGTTGATGCTGATGCTTTAAATGGTATTTCTCTTTCTGAAGAAGGTTGGAAGTGGATTCGTCGCAGAGAAGGACCTACTTGGATAACCCCGCATCCACAGGAATTTTCAAGATTATTTCCCGACTTAAAAAATTTGGTGCCTTTAGAAGCCGCTTCTAAGGCCGCTATTAGGACTTCGGCTGGTGTTTTGCTTAAAGGGGCACATAGTGTAATTGCTTCCCCTTCAGGATCTGTTTGGCAATTAGGTCAGACTTCAAGTTTGGTAGCCAGAACTGGATTAGGTGATGTTTTAGCCGGATTTCTTGCAGGTATTGGCGCAGTAGGTGTGGCGTTAAAACCAAAATGCTTGAATTGTGACTTGCTCGCTGCCGCAGCTTTCCTTCATGCTGAAGTAGCCAGTAATTACACAGAAGGAAGCAATGCATCATCAATTTGTACGTCTTTGGAAAAAATTACAAGGAGGATCCAAGAGCGGAAATGTATCCAAAGATACATTTAA
- the lpdA gene encoding dihydrolipoyl dehydrogenase gives MSKANFDFDIIVIGAGYGGFDAAKHAAEKGLSVAIVESREMGGTCVNRGCVPSKALLAASGKVRELADSEHLATFGIHSAPVRFERQKIADHANNLVLNIRKNLTKTLERSGVKILRGKARLEGPQKVGIREINGIDRLVTAHDVIIATGSDPFVPPGIEIDGRTVFTSDEAINLEWLPRWIAIIGSGYIGLEFADVYTALGCEVTMIEALERVMPTFDTDIAKIASRNLIQARDIDARSGVLASKISPGCPVKIELSDVNTREFVEDLEVDAVLVATGRVPTSSELNLESLGVKTNRGYIPIDDSMRVLVEGKPLSNLWAVGDVTGKLMLAHTAAAQGTVAVDNILGESREIDYRSIPAATFTHPEISSVGLSDLEANKLAQSDKFDLGVVRSYFKANSKALAELESDGLMKLLFRRDTGEVLGAHIFGMHAADLIQEVANAISRRQSVVELAKEVHTHPTLSEVVEVAYKQAASQLIQVSQT, from the coding sequence GTGAGCAAAGCAAATTTTGACTTTGACATAATTGTCATAGGCGCAGGCTACGGTGGCTTTGATGCTGCAAAGCATGCCGCTGAGAAAGGGCTAAGTGTTGCGATTGTTGAATCCAGGGAAATGGGAGGTACATGTGTGAACAGAGGCTGTGTACCTTCAAAAGCATTACTTGCAGCAAGTGGGAAGGTAAGGGAACTTGCAGATTCGGAGCATCTTGCAACCTTTGGAATTCATTCAGCACCAGTTAGGTTCGAAAGGCAAAAAATAGCTGACCATGCCAATAATTTGGTACTTAACATTCGAAAAAATTTAACGAAGACTCTTGAACGCTCTGGGGTGAAGATTTTAAGAGGAAAGGCAAGATTAGAAGGACCCCAAAAGGTAGGTATAAGAGAAATTAATGGCATAGACAGGCTAGTTACTGCACATGATGTAATTATTGCTACTGGGTCAGACCCTTTTGTTCCGCCTGGTATTGAGATTGATGGCAGGACTGTTTTCACTAGTGACGAAGCTATTAACCTTGAATGGTTACCTCGTTGGATAGCGATTATTGGAAGCGGTTATATAGGTCTGGAATTCGCAGATGTTTATACAGCTTTAGGTTGCGAAGTGACTATGATCGAAGCTCTAGAGAGGGTTATGCCTACTTTTGATACAGATATTGCAAAAATTGCTTCTCGTAATTTGATTCAAGCTAGGGATATAGATGCTCGTTCAGGAGTCTTGGCAAGTAAAATTTCTCCAGGATGTCCAGTAAAAATTGAATTGTCTGATGTTAATACCAGAGAGTTTGTTGAAGATTTGGAAGTTGATGCAGTATTGGTCGCTACCGGTAGAGTCCCAACTAGTTCAGAATTGAATTTGGAATCATTAGGAGTGAAAACAAATAGGGGCTATATACCTATAGATGATTCAATGAGAGTTCTTGTAGAAGGTAAACCTCTATCTAATTTGTGGGCAGTAGGTGATGTTACAGGGAAATTGATGCTTGCTCATACAGCCGCAGCCCAAGGCACAGTAGCGGTTGATAACATTCTCGGTGAATCTAGGGAAATAGATTATCGAAGTATCCCCGCAGCAACATTTACTCATCCTGAGATAAGTTCAGTGGGATTAAGTGATTTAGAAGCAAATAAACTTGCTCAAAGTGATAAGTTTGATCTAGGAGTTGTTAGAAGTTACTTCAAGGCAAATTCAAAGGCATTAGCAGAACTAGAGAGTGATGGGTTAATGAAATTACTTTTCAGGAGAGATACGGGAGAGGTTTTAGGTGCACATATCTTTGGAATGCATGCTGCAGACTTGATACAGGAAGTTGCCAATGCAATATCTAGACGGCAAAGTGTTGTTGAATTGGCAAAGGAAGTTCATACTCATCCAACTCTTAGTGAGGTAGTTGAAGTCGCTTATAAGCAAGCTGCTAGTCAATTAATTCAGGTTTCACAGACTTAG
- a CDS encoding FKBP-type peptidyl-prolyl cis-trans isomerase has translation MKEVFISFTIFLACVVVAVTSQVISPTKVEATTFPSSIQAVSQEDNQSFGNSFELDPDDPNPTLFTMAKDNSTKPSTPLGAGMEVEKSILTASGLRITDIKIGEGPEATAGQNVSVNYVGTLENGKEFDSSYGRGPFSFPLGAGRVIKGWDEGVAGMKVGGKRKLIIPSSLGYGSRGAGGGLIPPDATLIFEVELLGIK, from the coding sequence GTGAAAGAAGTCTTTATTAGTTTCACCATTTTCTTGGCTTGCGTAGTGGTCGCAGTTACAAGTCAAGTCATTTCCCCCACAAAGGTTGAAGCTACAACTTTCCCATCAAGCATTCAAGCTGTATCACAGGAAGACAATCAATCTTTCGGGAACTCCTTTGAATTAGATCCTGATGATCCAAATCCAACTCTATTTACAATGGCAAAAGATAACTCAACCAAACCCTCTACTCCTTTAGGCGCAGGAATGGAAGTTGAAAAATCAATTCTTACTGCCAGTGGTTTAAGAATTACTGATATAAAAATTGGCGAAGGGCCTGAAGCAACTGCTGGACAAAACGTTTCAGTCAACTATGTAGGAACACTTGAGAACGGAAAAGAATTTGACAGCAGCTATGGAAGAGGTCCTTTTTCATTTCCTCTTGGTGCAGGAAGAGTCATTAAAGGATGGGATGAAGGTGTTGCAGGAATGAAAGTTGGAGGGAAAAGGAAACTTATTATTCCCTCTTCTCTTGGATATGGAAGCAGAGGAGCAGGTGGAGGACTAATACCTCCTGATGCAACATTGATTTTCGAAGTCGAGCTACTAGGAATCAAATGA
- a CDS encoding apolipoprotein N-acyltransferase, producing MSKYIIPGRALIGGGLAGLGLSSSFGGGIFAMSFGIALLWSISSYPMAAALWGICVVLLSHCWLLDLHPLTWLGISPFASYLITFLIWSFCGLLGGFLVGLWSWLAKLLFFKELQSDCLRSKFLSAFILAAIWGLGEVVLAKYPFFWIGISSSFFPQDRLIGGLAAWFGAGGLTVIQLLIGWWIWQVSLLFDSRKTWERLFPIGLLVIIVSHSMGWILLEKETTASSYSASVWQTNIPTREKFLSSRLKRLPISLQHALDESKEIGSELMIAPEGTLPLGQKLLSPSPIKLLTGGFREVNGKQRSSLLLINENQQTYSSFVDKHRLVPLGEWIPNLLSHSFKGLSAIGGLESGEPSRLFIWDGPPFAVAICYELSNGNALAKAVREGAQWLVSIANLDPYPIELQKQFLALAQLRSIEIGRDLISVANTGPTAFVSRSGVITQLISPNKEEVVKVSLPFSEKKTGYVKWGEKPLIITLFIALTLLIRLKTKFH from the coding sequence ATGAGTAAATATATTATTCCTGGTCGAGCACTGATTGGCGGAGGCCTTGCTGGTCTAGGCCTTTCCTCTTCTTTTGGGGGTGGGATTTTTGCAATGTCCTTTGGGATTGCATTGCTTTGGTCTATAAGTAGCTATCCAATGGCTGCTGCTCTGTGGGGGATATGTGTAGTACTCCTTAGTCATTGTTGGCTATTGGACCTACATCCACTTACATGGCTAGGAATTTCACCATTTGCTAGTTACCTCATAACATTTTTGATTTGGTCTTTTTGCGGATTATTAGGGGGTTTTTTGGTGGGCCTGTGGAGTTGGTTGGCTAAGTTGCTTTTCTTTAAAGAATTACAAAGTGATTGCCTTCGTTCAAAATTTCTTTCTGCTTTTATTTTGGCAGCGATATGGGGACTTGGTGAAGTAGTCCTCGCTAAATACCCATTTTTTTGGATAGGGATATCGAGTAGCTTTTTCCCTCAGGATAGATTGATTGGAGGTTTGGCTGCTTGGTTTGGTGCAGGGGGATTGACAGTTATTCAACTTCTTATTGGATGGTGGATATGGCAAGTATCACTTTTATTTGATAGTAGAAAAACTTGGGAAAGGCTTTTTCCTATTGGATTGCTGGTAATAATAGTTAGCCATTCTATGGGTTGGATACTTTTAGAAAAAGAGACTACTGCTTCTAGTTATTCTGCTTCTGTTTGGCAAACAAACATCCCAACTAGGGAAAAATTTCTCTCTAGCCGATTAAAACGTTTACCTATTTCTTTGCAGCATGCTTTGGATGAATCAAAAGAAATAGGCTCAGAATTAATGATTGCACCTGAAGGTACCTTGCCTCTTGGCCAAAAACTTCTTTCACCTTCACCGATTAAATTGCTTACAGGTGGATTTAGAGAAGTAAATGGAAAGCAACGAAGTTCGCTATTGCTTATCAATGAAAATCAGCAAACTTATTCAAGCTTTGTTGATAAACATCGCTTAGTACCTCTAGGGGAATGGATACCTAATCTCTTATCTCACTCTTTTAAAGGTCTTTCTGCGATAGGTGGTCTTGAATCTGGAGAGCCTTCGCGATTATTTATTTGGGATGGCCCTCCATTTGCCGTGGCAATTTGTTATGAACTAAGTAATGGTAATGCTTTGGCTAAAGCAGTTAGAGAAGGAGCCCAGTGGTTGGTCTCTATAGCAAATCTTGACCCATATCCAATAGAACTTCAAAAACAATTTCTTGCATTAGCACAATTAAGAAGTATAGAAATAGGAAGAGACTTGATTAGTGTTGCTAATACAGGACCCACAGCATTTGTTTCTCGTTCTGGTGTAATTACACAATTAATTTCCCCTAATAAAGAAGAGGTTGTTAAAGTAAGTCTTCCTTTCTCAGAGAAAAAAACTGGCTATGTAAAATGGGGGGAAAAACCTTTAATAATAACTCTTTTTATAGCATTAACATTGTTAATCCGCTTGAAAACTAAATTTCATTAA
- the mnmA gene encoding tRNA 2-thiouridine(34) synthase MnmA, protein MGLHESLPKDSVISHLKELEGDHSVAVGLSGGVDSSLTAALLLEAEWEVEGLTLWLMQGKGSCCTDGLIDAASVCEQLGITHHVVDTRASFEKEIIENLITGYQKGITPLPCSRCNRFIKFSPMIQWAQENTNLKRIATGHYARIRYAKHHSLERSLNINEKGRNQLLRGKDHNKDQSYFLYDLSQEILEKAVFPLGELTKEQTRNQANRYGLRTANKAESQDLCLAEHHGSMKAFLDNYLPERKGEIVLKDGSVIGEHDGIEHFTIGQRKGLGVAWKEPLHVISLQASSNRVVVAPRSESGQIKCTVGEINWVSIFPPKKEQIVEVQVRYRSNPVIAKLIPEEPTDQDVQSNRPYRCSIEFQNEQFSITPGQAAVFYKGEVLLGGGIIQPFIN, encoded by the coding sequence ATGGGACTTCATGAATCATTGCCTAAAGATTCAGTCATCTCCCATCTAAAAGAATTAGAAGGTGATCATTCTGTAGCAGTAGGTCTGTCTGGAGGGGTAGATAGCTCCCTAACTGCTGCCCTTCTATTGGAAGCAGAGTGGGAGGTCGAGGGATTAACCCTCTGGTTAATGCAAGGTAAGGGTTCTTGTTGTACGGATGGATTAATTGATGCCGCAAGCGTCTGCGAGCAATTAGGCATCACTCATCATGTAGTAGATACAAGAGCTTCATTTGAAAAAGAGATAATTGAAAATTTAATCACTGGTTATCAAAAAGGGATTACCCCTTTACCTTGTTCCAGGTGCAATCGATTTATAAAATTCTCTCCAATGATTCAATGGGCCCAGGAGAATACCAACCTTAAAAGAATTGCAACTGGTCATTATGCGCGTATTCGTTATGCAAAGCATCACTCACTCGAAAGATCTCTCAACATCAACGAAAAAGGTAGAAATCAACTCTTAAGAGGTAAAGATCATAACAAAGATCAAAGTTATTTTCTTTATGATCTTTCTCAAGAGATTCTTGAAAAAGCTGTTTTCCCTTTAGGGGAACTCACCAAAGAGCAAACAAGAAACCAAGCCAATAGATATGGTCTGAGAACAGCCAATAAAGCTGAAAGCCAAGATCTTTGCTTGGCTGAGCATCATGGCTCTATGAAAGCTTTTTTGGATAATTATTTACCAGAGAGAAAAGGAGAGATTGTTCTTAAAGATGGGTCAGTAATAGGGGAGCATGATGGGATTGAACACTTCACTATTGGACAAAGAAAAGGGCTAGGAGTCGCATGGAAAGAACCTTTACACGTAATCAGTTTGCAAGCATCTTCAAATAGAGTAGTAGTAGCTCCTAGATCAGAGTCTGGACAAATAAAATGTACTGTTGGAGAAATTAATTGGGTATCAATATTTCCACCTAAAAAAGAACAAATTGTAGAAGTACAAGTTAGATATAGAAGCAATCCAGTAATTGCAAAACTAATACCTGAAGAGCCAACTGATCAGGATGTTCAAAGCAATCGACCCTATAGATGCTCCATAGAGTTCCAAAATGAACAATTTTCAATTACACCAGGGCAAGCGGCTGTTTTTTATAAAGGGGAGGTTCTTTTAGGAGGAGGGATAATACAACCCTTTATAAATTGA
- the sodN gene encoding superoxide dismutase, Ni produces MLYSVLSSILNRVPSQSVHAHCDGPCGVYDPASARVAAEAVLSMTKKLLALAPPEGNDPSAWAVYNNTFSRFVAVKEEQAQEAKKELLILWTDYFKPEHLEANPDLHNTFWKAAKLCSACKVNIDQGKAEELMEAVKKIHHIFWQSKGRSDGWVTAS; encoded by the coding sequence ATGTTGTATTCAGTACTTTCGTCGATTCTCAATAGAGTTCCATCTCAATCAGTTCATGCTCATTGTGATGGTCCATGCGGTGTCTACGACCCCGCATCTGCAAGAGTCGCAGCAGAGGCTGTACTTTCTATGACAAAAAAGCTTCTAGCGTTGGCACCTCCAGAAGGCAACGATCCATCTGCATGGGCCGTATATAACAACACCTTTTCAAGATTCGTAGCCGTAAAAGAAGAGCAAGCACAAGAGGCTAAAAAAGAGCTTCTTATCCTTTGGACTGACTACTTCAAACCAGAGCACCTAGAAGCGAACCCAGATCTGCACAATACTTTCTGGAAAGCAGCCAAACTTTGCAGCGCATGCAAGGTAAACATTGATCAAGGGAAAGCAGAAGAACTAATGGAAGCTGTAAAAAAAATCCATCATATTTTCTGGCAATCCAAGGGTCGTTCTGACGGCTGGGTCACAGCAAGCTAA
- a CDS encoding TrmH family RNA methyltransferase yields the protein MPVISSRRNPLVRRFRSFSNAKGRSKESLLLLEGTHLLQETINNKLFPKEVIATPEWVAKHPKLLKNLPKSIRLNLVTFPVLEAALTTSTPDGVACLLDKACLPKLKHKPHFVLALDRLQDPGNVGTLFRTALAADIDILWLALGADPCNQKVLRSSAGAVFQLPFLRWSDSVEKSVEQLADNLRISAKDDYQVVGTYPYRGSDGNEVLPYWNIDWLKPTVLVLGNEGDGLHPRIKDCCTHYVTLPHSQAVESLNVASSAVPLLLERRRAKMTTYMNKNGEQSKF from the coding sequence TTGCCAGTTATATCCAGTCGGCGTAACCCTTTAGTACGTCGTTTTAGATCTTTCTCTAATGCCAAAGGACGTTCGAAAGAAAGTTTATTGCTTTTAGAGGGAACCCATTTGTTGCAAGAAACTATAAATAACAAATTATTCCCGAAAGAAGTTATTGCAACACCTGAATGGGTAGCAAAGCATCCAAAACTATTAAAAAACCTACCAAAGAGTATTCGGTTGAATTTGGTAACTTTTCCAGTTCTTGAAGCTGCTTTAACTACTAGCACTCCAGATGGTGTTGCATGTTTACTTGATAAGGCTTGCCTCCCAAAATTAAAGCATAAACCTCACTTTGTTTTGGCTTTGGATAGGTTGCAGGACCCAGGGAATGTTGGGACATTATTTAGAACAGCTCTTGCAGCTGATATAGATATTTTGTGGCTTGCCTTGGGAGCAGACCCATGTAATCAAAAGGTTTTAAGATCTTCCGCTGGCGCAGTGTTCCAATTACCTTTTTTGCGGTGGAGTGATTCGGTAGAAAAATCTGTTGAACAACTAGCCGATAATTTACGAATATCTGCAAAAGATGATTATCAAGTTGTGGGAACTTATCCTTATAGAGGTTCTGATGGAAATGAGGTTCTGCCCTATTGGAATATTGATTGGCTTAAGCCAACTGTTTTGGTTTTAGGCAATGAAGGTGATGGCCTTCATCCAAGAATAAAAGATTGCTGCACACACTATGTGACTTTGCCTCATAGTCAGGCAGTTGAATCTTTAAATGTTGCATCTTCAGCCGTTCCTCTACTGTTGGAAAGGCGAAGGGCCAAAATGACCACTTATATGAACAAGAACGGTGAGCAAAGCAAATTTTGA
- a CDS encoding hydantoin utilization protein A, with the protein MLVSIFTGFAAGAVHVVGGADHLVAIAPTALKHPRLAFKNGLAWGLGHSAGVVGLSAIAICVKDLVQIQKMSTLAEFSVGIVLLVAGVFALKRAFGLHIHTHDHNHGKGYQHQHVHFHLRGNKQHGVHTHAVTSLGVLHGLAGASHLLAVIPALALPPIGAFTYIISYLFGSIAAMQGVVLAISLATFKAGRKALPLMVGFIGGISILTGFFWVQKTSSYIL; encoded by the coding sequence ATGCTAGTAAGTATATTCACTGGATTTGCAGCTGGGGCTGTTCACGTTGTAGGCGGAGCAGACCATTTGGTTGCTATCGCTCCAACTGCACTAAAACACCCTCGATTGGCTTTCAAGAATGGACTGGCTTGGGGCCTGGGTCATTCTGCAGGTGTTGTCGGTTTATCCGCAATAGCAATATGCGTTAAAGATTTAGTTCAGATACAAAAAATGTCTACTTTGGCTGAATTTAGTGTAGGGATAGTCCTTCTAGTGGCAGGTGTATTTGCTCTGAAGAGAGCTTTTGGCCTCCATATACATACTCACGATCACAACCATGGCAAAGGCTATCAACATCAGCATGTACATTTTCATTTACGAGGTAATAAGCAACATGGAGTTCATACACATGCTGTGACGAGCCTAGGGGTTTTGCATGGACTTGCAGGAGCTAGTCATTTGCTTGCTGTTATTCCTGCTTTGGCGCTGCCACCAATAGGAGCCTTTACTTATATTATTTCCTACCTTTTTGGTTCTATCGCTGCAATGCAAGGTGTTGTACTTGCCATATCTTTGGCAACTTTCAAGGCAGGAAGGAAAGCTTTGCCTTTAATGGTTGGATTTATAGGCGGAATATCTATTTTGACCGGATTTTTCTGGGTTCAAAAAACCTCATCTTATATTCTTTAA
- the trpC gene encoding indole-3-glycerol phosphate synthase TrpC, whose protein sequence is MDLRRRPPNPKVKVANLEYAIPHEDSEPRNILEKILWEKDHEISLSKNRVPLEKLKSKIVGLPETKNFLEALRTSKKCPAVIAEIKKASPSKGVIREDFNPIDIALSYKEGGATCLSVLTDKKFFQGGFDVLKQVRKTVDLPLLCKEFIIQPYQLYQARVSGADAVLLIAAILSDQDLVYLKKVASNLGMDVLVEVHDSKELSRVLDIQSFDLIGINNRDLKNFEIDLKTTEKVINSNRDRLHNQEVVLVSESGISSRKDLDSVASYGANAVLVGEFLVSQSDVQTALKKLISG, encoded by the coding sequence ATGGATCTTCGACGACGTCCTCCAAATCCAAAAGTCAAGGTGGCTAATTTGGAGTATGCAATACCTCATGAAGATAGTGAGCCAAGAAATATTCTTGAAAAGATCTTATGGGAGAAAGATCACGAAATTTCTCTTTCCAAAAATCGAGTGCCATTAGAAAAACTTAAATCAAAGATTGTAGGTTTGCCTGAAACAAAAAATTTTTTAGAAGCACTCAGAACATCTAAGAAATGTCCCGCAGTCATAGCAGAGATAAAAAAAGCAAGTCCTAGTAAAGGTGTTATTCGTGAAGATTTTAACCCTATTGATATAGCGCTTTCTTATAAAGAAGGAGGTGCAACATGCTTGTCAGTACTTACCGATAAAAAATTCTTTCAAGGGGGCTTTGATGTGCTCAAGCAAGTAAGAAAAACAGTTGATTTGCCTTTGCTTTGTAAGGAATTTATTATTCAACCATATCAGTTGTATCAAGCTAGAGTCTCAGGTGCAGATGCGGTTTTGTTAATTGCAGCAATACTTTCAGATCAAGACCTTGTTTATTTAAAGAAAGTTGCATCTAATCTAGGTATGGATGTATTGGTAGAGGTTCATGATTCGAAAGAACTTTCAAGAGTATTAGATATCCAAAGTTTTGACCTTATCGGAATTAATAATCGCGATCTTAAAAATTTTGAAATTGATTTGAAAACTACTGAAAAAGTTATTAATTCCAATAGAGATAGATTACATAATCAAGAAGTCGTTTTAGTAAGTGAATCTGGGATATCTTCGCGGAAAGATTTAGATAGTGTTGCTTCCTATGGAGCAAACGCAGTATTAGTTGGAGAGTTTTTAGTTAGCCAATCTGATGTTCAAACTGCTTTGAAAAAATTAATCTCAGGTTGA